The nucleotide sequence TTCTTATTGTAACTTTCTTGTCTTTACTAAGTGTATCTGTGTTTTCTCAAAATATAGTTAAAACAGAGTCTAAAGTAGATTTTAAAATAGGTAGTGTGCTGTGGAGTAAAGTGAAAGGCTATATACCTGAAATACACGGCAAAGCTAAATTTGACAAAAATAATTTAAGTAATTCATCCTTTGATGTTTATGTTGCTGTAAAAGGAATTAACACAGACAATGAAAAAAGAGATGAACATTTAAAAACTGCCGACTTCTTTGATGTAGAAAAATACCCTAATATGTCTTTTAAATCAACAGGAATAAAAAAAGATAATGAGGGATATATTGCCACAGGAAAACTTACGGTAAAAGATGTAACTAAAACCGTAAATATCCCCTTTGTAGCTAATGAAGAAAATGGCAAAACCCAGTTAATTGGTACTTTAGAAATAGATAGATTAGATTATAATGTAGGAGTTGACCAAAGCAAAATGTTGGTAGATAAAAAAGTGAAGATTACTATAACTTGCGTAGTGGAATGAGGTGTGAGGATTAAGAAGCTAAAAAATAACTAAATAATGATTGCAGTAATTTTTACATCACAAAGAACTAAATATACTGAAGGTTATAGCGATTTTAATGAAAAATTAGAAGCCATTGCTAATAATATGTCTGGCTTTATAAAACAAGAAAGTGTAAGACAAGAAAATGGTTTTGGTATTAGTATTTCGTATTGGGAAAATATGGAAAGTGCCAAAGAATTTAAACAAATTCCACTTCATATAGAAGCTCAACAAAAAGGGAAAACACATTATTATGAGTGGTATGATGTAAAAGTTTGTGCAGTAAATAAACATTATACATTTAATATTAAAAATTAAGATTAAACAAAATGAAAACAAAATTTATATTTTTTATTAGCATTCTTGCCTTACTTTTTTCTTGTGGCAAAACTGAAGGGCCTGGTGGTAAAAACAATATTACGGGTTACATTTATGTAGAAAATGAAACATTTGGCGCTATTCATCCTGCTACTGAAAAAAAAGTATATATTATTTATGGCGATAACAGCAACTACGGAGATAAAGACTTAACGAACTACGATGGCTACTACCATTTTGATAAGTTGCATCCCGGAGATTATACCATTTTTACTTATTCCAAATGTGAAGAAATTAATGCCGACTGCCCTTCCGGAAAAGAAGTTGTTTTTATAGATATTAATTTGCCGGACAAAAAAGGCACTACTGAAGTAGATACCATTTTTATTAAAGAGTAGAACTATACTGTTTTAACTCCATACAGTTTACACAGCCAACCCAAATGCCCTGCGTGTACTCCCAAATGCCTTATGTGGTGCATGATAATGGTTTTATAAGTAGGAGGCATTCCAAAACTCAATTTATAAGCATTTTCTTTTTCTAAATCAGCATCGGTAAAAGTTTTTAAATGCTCAATAGAAAGTTCATGAACTTCTTTCATTGCTTTTATCAAGTCCAAAAAAGGAATAGATGTATTTTCATTTCCCGATTTTGAGATAGCAAAATCATCTAAAAATGCAATATCCGATTTTTTGCCATGAGTACCGTACAAAATTAAATCTTGCTCTGCCCACGCTATATGTCCTACCACCCAGTGCAAAGTATTCAATTTAACACCTTCCATTTCAAAAACTTTAAGCGGATTCTGTTCTTTTAAAAAGCTTAAGTACCACAAAGCCAATCCCTGTGAAAATTCAACAGTATCTATTAATGTTTGTATTTCT is from Chitinophagales bacterium and encodes:
- a CDS encoding YceI family protein, whose product is MKNILIVTFLSLLSVSVFSQNIVKTESKVDFKIGSVLWSKVKGYIPEIHGKAKFDKNNLSNSSFDVYVAVKGINTDNEKRDEHLKTADFFDVEKYPNMSFKSTGIKKDNEGYIATGKLTVKDVTKTVNIPFVANEENGKTQLIGTLEIDRLDYNVGVDQSKMLVDKKVKITITCVVE
- a CDS encoding antibiotic biosynthesis monooxygenase, translated to MIAVIFTSQRTKYTEGYSDFNEKLEAIANNMSGFIKQESVRQENGFGISISYWENMESAKEFKQIPLHIEAQQKGKTHYYEWYDVKVCAVNKHYTFNIKN
- a CDS encoding DinB family protein; this encodes MQNKEIQTLIDTVEFSQGLALWYLSFLKEQNPLKVFEMEGVKLNTLHWVVGHIAWAEQDLILYGTHGKKSDIAFLDDFAISKSGNENTSIPFLDLIKAMKEVHELSIEHLKTFTDADLEKENAYKLSFGMPPTYKTIIMHHIRHLGVHAGHLGWLCKLYGVKTV